In one window of Pseudomonas putida DNA:
- a CDS encoding RidA family protein, giving the protein MNQRDVVFPAGRQALYDINHYSPAVRSNGLLFVSGQVGSREDGSPEPGLENQVRRAFANLEAILAAAGCSFADVQDVTLFIVDPQNKFQAIWDLVRAEFWGPAPYPTVTAVGVTWLYGFDFEIKVVARLPQ; this is encoded by the coding sequence ATGAACCAACGCGACGTTGTATTCCCTGCTGGCCGTCAGGCCCTGTACGACATCAATCACTACTCCCCCGCCGTGCGCAGCAATGGCTTGCTGTTCGTCTCCGGGCAAGTTGGCAGCCGCGAGGACGGCTCACCCGAGCCGGGCTTGGAAAACCAGGTGCGCCGGGCCTTCGCCAACCTCGAGGCGATTCTCGCCGCCGCCGGTTGCAGCTTCGCTGACGTGCAGGACGTGACCCTGTTCATCGTCGACCCACAAAACAAGTTCCAGGCCATCTGGGACTTGGTGCGCGCTGAATTCTGGGGGCCAGCACCTTACCCAACGGTAACGGCTGTCGGGGTAACCTGGTTGTACGGCTTCGATTTCGAGATCAAGGTGGTGGCGCGGTTGCCGCAGTGA
- a CDS encoding LysR family transcriptional regulator → MDRFDAMRAFARVVEAGSFTKAAETLHMSRTSVTQLVQQLETRLRVRLLNRTTRKVSVTRDGEQFYQRVLRLLAELEDAESSLSGAAGLPRGKLRVDVPSPLASLVLVPALPDFHARYPDIQIDMGVSDRIVDIIGEHVDCVVRGGELLDQSLMARKVADLQLGVYAAPAYLERLGTPAHPSDLEGSDHRTVGFLWARTGKPLPYALVRGTERLQVRGTQVLAVDDGNAYLAAGVAGLGVLWLPDYMARAPLASGALVRVLEDWQLEPMPLYVAYPPNRHVGARLRVFIDWVVEVMGR, encoded by the coding sequence ATGGACCGGTTCGACGCAATGCGTGCCTTTGCCCGGGTGGTAGAGGCGGGCAGCTTCACCAAGGCTGCAGAGACGCTGCACATGAGCCGCACCAGTGTGACCCAGCTGGTACAGCAGTTGGAAACCCGCCTGCGCGTGCGCCTGCTCAACCGTACCACGCGCAAAGTGAGCGTGACCCGCGATGGCGAGCAGTTCTACCAGCGGGTGTTGCGCCTGTTGGCGGAGCTCGAGGATGCGGAGAGTAGCCTCAGCGGCGCTGCCGGCCTGCCGCGTGGCAAGTTGCGGGTCGATGTACCGAGCCCGTTGGCAAGCCTGGTGCTGGTGCCGGCGCTGCCGGACTTCCATGCCCGCTACCCGGACATCCAGATCGACATGGGCGTCAGCGATCGTATCGTCGACATCATTGGCGAGCATGTCGATTGCGTGGTGCGCGGAGGCGAACTGCTGGACCAGTCGCTGATGGCGCGCAAGGTTGCCGACCTGCAGTTGGGGGTGTATGCGGCTCCGGCTTACCTCGAACGCCTTGGCACCCCTGCCCACCCTTCGGACCTGGAGGGTTCTGACCACCGTACGGTAGGTTTTCTCTGGGCACGTACCGGCAAACCGCTGCCCTATGCCCTCGTTCGCGGCACCGAGCGGCTGCAGGTCCGCGGCACCCAGGTGCTGGCGGTGGATGATGGCAACGCCTACCTGGCCGCCGGGGTGGCTGGGCTTGGGGTGCTGTGGCTGCCGGACTACATGGCCCGCGCGCCACTGGCCAGCGGTGCGCTGGTGCGGGTGCTCGAAGATTGGCAGTTGGAGCCGATGCCGTTGTACGTCGCTTATCCGCCGAATCGGCATGTGGGCGCGCGGTTGCGGGTGTTCATCGACTGGGTGGTGGAGGTGATGGGGCGCTGA
- a CDS encoding gluconokinase has product MNLSPCAIVVMGVAGCGKSCVGQAVAARSGGRLIEGDAFHPAENIQKMSAGIPLDDNDRAGWLVRLGEELQAILQAGERPILTCSALKRRYRDTLRQAVPGLGFVFLELSPEEAEKRVLARPGHFMPASLITSQFATLESPRGEPLTLALDATRPIEALAESVHDWLKPCGDRHLARTA; this is encoded by the coding sequence ATGAACCTTTCCCCTTGCGCCATCGTGGTCATGGGCGTGGCAGGCTGCGGCAAAAGCTGCGTCGGCCAGGCCGTTGCTGCACGTAGCGGCGGACGCCTGATCGAGGGCGACGCCTTCCACCCTGCCGAAAACATCCAGAAGATGAGCGCCGGCATTCCCCTGGACGACAACGACCGTGCCGGTTGGCTGGTACGCCTGGGCGAAGAGCTGCAGGCCATTCTCCAGGCCGGTGAACGCCCGATCCTCACCTGCTCGGCGCTCAAGCGCCGCTACCGCGACACCCTGCGCCAGGCCGTGCCAGGCCTGGGCTTCGTCTTTCTCGAATTGAGCCCTGAAGAGGCCGAGAAACGCGTGCTCGCCCGCCCCGGCCACTTCATGCCGGCAAGCCTCATCACCAGCCAGTTTGCGACCCTCGAATCGCCGCGTGGCGAACCGCTCACGCTGGCGCTGGACGCCACGCGTCCGATCGAAGCACTTGCCGAATCCGTGCACGACTGGCTAAAGCCCTGCGGTGACCGGCACCTGGCGCGAACTGCCTGA
- a CDS encoding GntP family permease codes for MFGLATDTYLLLDALVTIVGLILLITHFKVHPFVALTLAAGFLGLTSGMPVAKVMKSFQDGFGGVLGFVGIVLALGTMLGKLMADSGGADQIAQTLIRAFGKQKVHWAMMFAAFLVGIPLFFEIGFVLLIPLVFIVARRSGVSLVKIGIPLLAGLSVVHGLVPPHPGPLLAIGIFHADIGKTIFYGLLVALPTAVIAGPLFGNFISRYIPGNPSQELMDQIARDSDQKNLPSFTITLVTVLLPVALMLLKTFADVVLPTDHIVRQWMDLIGHPITALLAALLLAFYTFGSARGFSRQQIMKMLDQSLAPTAAIVLIVGAGGGFKQMLVDTGVGNVIGQMAVQAEISPIMLAWLVAAVIRIATGSATVATITGAGIVAPVIELVPGVNRELLVLATGAGSLILSHVNDAGFWLVKQYFNMTVAETFKTWSMMETILSVVGIIFIMLLSIVV; via the coding sequence ATGTTCGGACTGGCTACTGATACCTACCTGCTGCTCGACGCGCTCGTTACCATCGTCGGGCTCATCCTGCTGATCACCCATTTCAAGGTCCACCCCTTCGTCGCCCTGACCCTGGCCGCAGGCTTTCTCGGCCTGACCTCCGGCATGCCGGTGGCCAAGGTCATGAAATCGTTCCAGGACGGCTTCGGCGGCGTGCTCGGCTTTGTCGGCATCGTCCTGGCGCTGGGGACCATGCTCGGCAAGCTGATGGCCGACTCCGGCGGCGCCGACCAGATCGCACAGACGCTGATCCGAGCCTTCGGCAAGCAGAAAGTGCATTGGGCGATGATGTTCGCCGCTTTCCTGGTGGGCATCCCACTGTTCTTCGAGATCGGCTTCGTGCTGCTGATCCCGCTGGTATTCATCGTCGCCCGCCGCTCCGGGGTGTCGCTGGTGAAGATCGGCATCCCGCTGCTGGCAGGGCTCTCGGTGGTGCATGGCCTGGTGCCGCCGCATCCTGGGCCATTGCTGGCGATCGGCATTTTCCACGCCGATATCGGCAAGACCATCTTCTACGGCCTGCTGGTGGCACTGCCTACTGCAGTCATCGCCGGGCCGCTGTTCGGTAACTTCATCTCCCGCTACATTCCGGGCAACCCGTCCCAGGAGCTGATGGACCAGATCGCCCGCGACTCCGACCAGAAAAACCTGCCCAGCTTCACCATCACGCTGGTCACCGTGCTGCTGCCAGTGGCGCTCATGCTGCTCAAGACCTTCGCCGACGTGGTGCTCCCGACTGACCATATCGTGCGTCAGTGGATGGACCTGATCGGCCACCCCATCACCGCGCTGCTCGCCGCCTTGCTCCTGGCGTTCTACACCTTCGGTTCGGCCCGCGGTTTCAGCCGCCAGCAGATCATGAAGATGCTCGACCAGAGCCTGGCGCCCACCGCGGCGATCGTGCTGATCGTCGGTGCAGGCGGGGGCTTCAAGCAGATGCTGGTGGACACCGGTGTCGGTAACGTGATCGGACAGATGGCCGTGCAGGCTGAAATTTCACCCATCATGCTGGCCTGGCTGGTGGCGGCGGTGATCCGCATCGCTACAGGTTCGGCAACCGTGGCGACCATCACCGGCGCCGGTATCGTCGCACCGGTGATCGAACTGGTGCCGGGGGTGAACCGTGAGCTGCTGGTACTGGCCACCGGCGCTGGCTCGCTGATTCTGTCCCACGTCAACGACGCCGGGTTCTGGCTGGTCAAGCAGTACTTCAACATGACCGTGGCCGAGACCTTCAAGACCTGGAGCATGATGGAAACCATCCTGTCCGTGGTCGGCATCATCTTCATCATGCTGTTGTCGATTGTGGTGTGA
- a CDS encoding methyl-accepting chemotaxis protein, protein MVKFASDITNQVSTQQSAADAAHASSVQTDACARKGTQVVQQTVQVIEQISEELNDAARSIDAVSKQSELIGKIVLTIRGIADQTNLLALNAAIEAARAGEHGRGFAVVADEVRSLAARTSKATLEIVEVVRQNHDLSLTAVASMQSSLSRTGLGVELANEAGTVIMEIQQGSRHVVDAISQISSTLQLH, encoded by the coding sequence GTGGTCAAGTTCGCCAGCGACATCACCAATCAGGTCAGCACCCAGCAGAGCGCGGCCGATGCGGCTCACGCAAGCTCCGTGCAGACCGACGCCTGCGCGCGCAAGGGAACCCAGGTGGTGCAGCAGACGGTGCAGGTGATCGAGCAGATTTCCGAGGAGCTCAACGACGCGGCGCGCAGCATCGATGCGGTGAGCAAGCAGTCGGAGCTGATCGGAAAGATCGTCCTGACCATTCGCGGGATTGCCGACCAGACCAACCTGTTGGCACTCAATGCCGCCATCGAGGCCGCCCGGGCCGGTGAGCACGGGCGCGGTTTCGCGGTTGTGGCTGACGAGGTGCGCAGCCTGGCGGCGCGGACCAGCAAAGCCACGCTGGAGATCGTCGAGGTGGTGCGACAGAATCACGACCTGTCACTGACGGCGGTGGCCAGCATGCAGTCGAGCCTGTCGCGCACGGGGTTGGGCGTGGAGCTGGCCAACGAGGCCGGTACCGTGATCATGGAGATCCAGCAAGGCTCACGTCACGTGGTCGATGCGATCAGCCAGATCAGTTCGACCCTGCAATTGCATTGA
- a CDS encoding transporter substrate-binding domain-containing protein, whose translation MRHTLGGLLLAAAALLVSGAVIGESEPRHLLARSISASVALPLSDSDRQWLRERKVLVLGSSRPDYPPFEINVSPNDYEGLSADYAGLIGEQLGMPIEVRRFASRTAAIEALHQGQIDLLGSSNGFEAADAKLSLSQTYADDLPVIVTRQDRPQLHSEDLAGLRLAMVDHYLPKTAVQALYPQAQLILYSSTYAGLSAVAQGDADAYIGDAISSDFAIGRAYQGLVRIDHFVQAPAGAFAFALDQHNTRLLSLVDQALQRITDSERLNILRRWSSGNTSLLLQRRLSTLTDEEQRWLARAPRIRVLINPSFAPITFNDTQQQPNGITLDVLKQITLRTGLRFDIVERNSVAAMVDEVARGDAQMVGALDYSPSRASRVRFTRPYLVSPNVQVVRHTSTQAGPQDAQRIALVRDGSQEVALRQRYPQAHVVEANNTLAMMESVAKGNADVALISNISASYYLTHVFKDRLRIAGLQDDSQTAIAFAVAPDLPQLQSIMDKALLSIPPEELDQLINRWRTSTIVSDSLWGNYRSLALQVLVLSAFLLAGVVFWNGYLRKLIHQRSEAQRALQAQLTLSRSLLEQLRQAKEDAERASQAKSSFLAIMSHEIRTPMNAVIGLLELALEDNRQGHSDPQGLQTAHDAALGLLDLIGDILDISRIESGHMVLQPVATDLVELVRSTVRAFEANAKVKGLTLQTRLPESPIWASVDPVRLRQVVSNLLSNAIKFTEQGQVEVGLFVQAHTKGVLQVELQVQDSGIGISEADQTKLFQAFAQLDGQRARHGAGLGLIISRTLCQLMGGVLQLQSLQGVGTRIDISLLLPSAEPLVAQPLPELLGDTTQAGPLHILVVDDYPANLMLLEKQLCTLGHKVRLAENGQTALALWQAEAFDLVITDCSMPVMDGHELTRRIRALERERGAQPCRILGVTANAQAEAKAQCLADGMDECLFKPIDLRTLKAHLPQAPTTEATPPEDAPPDSGFDIAQLRHLTQDDVELTRRLLEQLAQSTAQDLQALRELAPGHTSAQVKTLVHRIKGGARMLKVRGVVRDCETLEQALADGAPSDALLARLEANLQGLEHQLREGLNAIAGSN comes from the coding sequence ATGAGGCACACCCTTGGCGGCCTGCTACTGGCAGCGGCGGCCCTGCTGGTATCGGGCGCCGTCATTGGTGAAAGCGAACCGCGACACTTGCTGGCTCGCTCGATCAGTGCCAGTGTCGCGCTGCCGCTGAGCGACAGCGACCGCCAGTGGCTGCGCGAGCGCAAGGTGCTGGTCCTGGGCAGTTCGCGTCCTGACTACCCCCCCTTTGAAATCAATGTCAGCCCAAACGACTACGAAGGGTTGAGTGCGGACTATGCTGGCCTGATCGGCGAGCAACTGGGCATGCCGATCGAAGTACGCCGTTTTGCCAGTCGCACAGCGGCCATCGAAGCCCTGCACCAGGGGCAGATCGACCTGCTTGGCAGCTCCAACGGCTTCGAAGCAGCCGATGCCAAGTTGTCCCTGAGCCAAACCTATGCCGACGACCTTCCGGTGATCGTCACACGTCAGGACCGCCCCCAGTTGCACAGTGAAGATCTGGCCGGCCTGCGCCTGGCCATGGTCGATCACTACCTGCCCAAGACGGCTGTCCAAGCCCTGTATCCCCAGGCGCAGCTGATCCTCTACAGCTCGACCTACGCAGGCCTCAGCGCAGTGGCGCAGGGTGATGCCGATGCCTACATCGGCGATGCCATCAGCTCGGACTTCGCCATTGGACGAGCCTATCAAGGCCTGGTGCGCATCGACCATTTCGTCCAGGCACCCGCAGGCGCTTTCGCCTTCGCACTGGACCAACACAACACCAGGCTACTCAGCCTGGTCGACCAGGCGTTACAGAGGATTACCGACAGCGAGCGCCTGAACATCCTGCGCCGCTGGTCCAGTGGCAACACCAGCCTGCTCCTGCAACGTCGCCTTTCCACGCTCACCGATGAAGAACAGCGCTGGCTGGCCAGAGCCCCCAGGATACGGGTACTGATCAACCCAAGCTTTGCACCAATCACATTCAACGACACACAGCAGCAACCCAACGGCATTACACTGGACGTTCTCAAACAGATCACTTTGCGCACCGGCCTGCGTTTCGACATCGTTGAACGCAACTCCGTAGCGGCCATGGTCGATGAGGTGGCACGGGGTGATGCACAGATGGTCGGAGCCCTGGATTACAGCCCGTCGCGCGCATCGCGCGTGCGTTTCACCCGCCCCTACCTGGTCAGCCCCAACGTGCAGGTCGTGCGCCACACCAGCACGCAGGCCGGCCCACAGGACGCACAACGCATCGCGCTGGTGCGTGACGGCTCCCAGGAGGTCGCGCTGCGCCAGCGTTATCCGCAGGCTCATGTGGTCGAGGCCAACAACACGTTGGCGATGATGGAGTCGGTGGCCAAGGGCAATGCCGACGTCGCGCTGATCAGCAACATCAGCGCGTCCTACTACCTGACTCATGTGTTCAAGGACAGGTTGCGCATCGCCGGCTTGCAGGACGACAGCCAGACAGCAATAGCTTTTGCCGTGGCGCCGGATCTGCCGCAATTGCAGTCGATCATGGACAAGGCGTTGCTGAGTATCCCGCCGGAAGAACTGGACCAATTGATCAACCGTTGGCGCACCAGCACCATCGTCAGCGATAGCCTGTGGGGCAACTACCGCTCGCTGGCATTGCAGGTGCTGGTGCTTTCGGCATTTTTGCTGGCCGGCGTGGTGTTCTGGAACGGCTATCTGCGCAAGTTGATCCACCAGCGCAGCGAGGCACAACGGGCGCTGCAGGCGCAGCTCACGCTCAGCCGCAGCCTGCTGGAACAGTTGCGTCAGGCCAAGGAGGATGCCGAGCGTGCCAGCCAGGCCAAAAGCAGCTTCCTGGCAATCATGAGCCATGAGATCCGCACCCCCATGAACGCGGTGATCGGGCTGCTGGAACTGGCACTCGAAGACAACCGTCAAGGCCACAGCGACCCGCAGGGCTTGCAGACTGCACACGATGCCGCACTCGGCCTGCTCGACCTGATCGGCGATATCCTCGACATCTCGCGCATCGAGTCCGGGCACATGGTCTTGCAGCCCGTAGCCACCGACCTGGTCGAGCTCGTCCGCTCGACCGTACGCGCCTTCGAAGCCAATGCCAAGGTCAAGGGACTGACGCTTCAAACCAGGCTCCCAGAGTCGCCGATCTGGGCCTCTGTCGATCCGGTAAGGCTACGCCAGGTGGTGTCCAACCTGCTCAGCAATGCGATCAAATTCACCGAGCAAGGCCAGGTCGAAGTCGGTCTGTTCGTGCAAGCGCACACCAAAGGTGTCCTGCAGGTGGAACTGCAGGTGCAAGACAGCGGCATCGGCATCAGCGAAGCCGATCAGACCAAATTGTTCCAGGCCTTCGCTCAACTCGACGGCCAGCGCGCACGCCATGGTGCCGGGCTGGGCCTGATCATCAGCCGTACACTGTGCCAGCTCATGGGCGGCGTCCTGCAACTGCAGAGCCTGCAGGGTGTCGGCACCCGAATCGATATAAGCCTGTTGCTGCCGAGCGCCGAGCCCCTGGTCGCGCAACCCCTGCCCGAACTACTCGGCGACACTACCCAGGCCGGTCCTTTGCATATCCTGGTCGTGGATGACTACCCGGCCAACCTCATGCTCCTCGAAAAGCAACTATGCACTCTCGGGCACAAGGTGCGCCTGGCTGAAAACGGCCAGACGGCCCTGGCGCTCTGGCAGGCCGAAGCGTTCGACCTGGTGATCACCGACTGCAGCATGCCCGTCATGGATGGCCACGAGCTGACACGACGCATCCGCGCATTGGAACGCGAACGCGGTGCCCAGCCCTGCCGAATCCTCGGCGTCACGGCCAACGCCCAGGCCGAAGCCAAGGCACAGTGCCTGGCCGATGGCATGGACGAGTGCCTGTTCAAACCGATCGACCTGCGTACCCTCAAGGCCCACTTGCCCCAGGCGCCGACTACCGAGGCAACGCCCCCGGAAGATGCACCGCCGGACAGTGGTTTCGACATTGCTCAGTTGCGCCATCTCACCCAGGACGACGTAGAGCTGACTCGGCGCCTGCTCGAACAACTCGCCCAGAGCACCGCGCAAGACCTGCAGGCCCTGCGCGAACTGGCGCCGGGCCACACATCAGCGCAGGTGAAAACGCTGGTGCACCGGATCAAAGGCGGTGCGCGCATGCTCAAGGTCAGGGGGGTGGTCCGCGATTGCGAAACGCTGGAACAGGCACTGGCCGATGGAGCGCCCAGCGATGCATTGCTCGCACGCCTGGAGGCAAACCTCCAGGGCCTGGAGCATCAGTTGCGCGAGGGGCTCAATGCAATTGCAGGGTCGAACTGA
- a CDS encoding LacI family DNA-binding transcriptional regulator, giving the protein MTRTGSRTTGRPTLAEVARLSGVSPITASRALRGVSTVAPELVEKVIAAAASLGYVANPAARALASARSQSVVVLIPSLSNQLFIDTLEAIHEVMRPRGLEVLIGNYHYDSAEEENLIRNYLAYQPCGILLTGFERSDASRQMLAASGVPCVHMMELGGEPGALSVGFSQQQAGRAAARHLIERGRRRLGFIAAQLDPRVMQRAEGFRQALTEAGLQAPELEMLDPQPSSIGLGGELFSRLLAKAPDVDGLFFCNDDLAQGAVLQALRQGVEVPRQVAMVGFNDLPASAHMVPRLTSIRTPRAAVGRTAAQALLSLLDGKRDVEQQQDMGFELVVREST; this is encoded by the coding sequence ATGACCCGCACCGGCTCCCGCACCACAGGTCGTCCCACTCTGGCCGAAGTCGCCAGGCTTTCAGGGGTTTCTCCCATTACCGCTTCGCGCGCGCTGCGCGGCGTCAGCACGGTTGCACCGGAGTTGGTGGAAAAGGTCATTGCCGCCGCAGCGAGCCTGGGGTACGTGGCCAACCCGGCCGCCCGTGCCCTGGCGTCGGCACGCAGCCAGTCGGTGGTGGTGTTGATTCCATCGCTGTCCAACCAACTGTTCATCGACACGCTGGAGGCGATTCACGAGGTGATGCGTCCACGCGGGTTGGAAGTGCTGATCGGCAACTATCACTACGACAGCGCCGAGGAAGAGAACCTGATCCGCAACTACCTCGCCTACCAGCCCTGCGGCATCCTGCTGACCGGTTTCGAGCGCAGCGATGCTTCGCGGCAGATGCTCGCAGCCAGCGGCGTGCCCTGTGTCCACATGATGGAGCTTGGCGGGGAGCCGGGCGCGCTGTCGGTGGGGTTTTCGCAGCAGCAGGCGGGTCGCGCCGCCGCTCGCCACCTCATTGAGCGTGGCCGCAGGCGCCTGGGCTTCATCGCGGCGCAGCTCGATCCGCGGGTGATGCAGCGCGCCGAGGGGTTTCGCCAGGCGTTGACGGAGGCCGGCTTGCAGGCACCGGAGCTGGAGATGCTGGACCCACAACCCTCATCGATCGGCCTTGGTGGCGAGCTGTTCAGCCGTTTGCTGGCCAAGGCACCGGATGTCGACGGACTGTTCTTCTGCAACGATGACCTGGCTCAGGGCGCGGTGCTCCAGGCATTGCGCCAAGGTGTCGAGGTTCCGCGGCAGGTGGCGATGGTCGGCTTCAACGACCTGCCGGCTTCGGCGCACATGGTGCCGCGCCTGACCTCGATCCGTACGCCAAGGGCCGCTGTGGGGCGCACTGCCGCGCAGGCGCTGTTGAGTCTGCTCGACGGCAAGCGGGACGTGGAGCAGCAGCAGGACATGGGCTTCGAGTTGGTGGTGCGAGAAAGCACCTGA
- a CDS encoding response regulator transcription factor, giving the protein MTTVLMVDDHPTVRLAVRILLERERFEVVGESGNGIEAVQMARQLAPKVVILDIGLPGLDGMEVIKRLQLLDPAPKIMVLTGQSSDLYVRRCLDAGISAFVNKDEDLDALLFALKALVKGYSTFPQMSVNSSTLESETDRLNSLSNREMEVLRRLARGENNKYIGTAMNLSAKTISTYRGRIGEKLKTESLVEMVDLAKRNQVN; this is encoded by the coding sequence ATGACCACCGTACTGATGGTCGATGATCACCCTACCGTCCGACTCGCCGTGCGTATTCTGCTCGAGCGGGAACGCTTTGAGGTTGTCGGTGAGTCGGGCAATGGCATCGAGGCCGTACAGATGGCGCGTCAGCTTGCGCCGAAAGTGGTGATTCTCGATATTGGGTTACCGGGCCTGGATGGCATGGAAGTGATCAAGCGTTTGCAATTGCTCGATCCTGCGCCAAAAATCATGGTACTCACCGGGCAGTCCTCTGATCTCTACGTCCGTCGCTGCCTGGATGCCGGAATCTCGGCTTTCGTCAACAAGGACGAAGACCTCGATGCGCTGTTGTTCGCGCTAAAGGCACTGGTCAAAGGCTATTCGACCTTTCCGCAGATGTCGGTGAACAGCAGCACCCTGGAATCGGAAACGGACAGGCTCAACAGCCTGTCGAACCGGGAAATGGAAGTCCTGCGCAGGCTCGCGCGGGGAGAGAACAACAAGTACATAGGGACGGCCATGAACCTCAGCGCCAAGACCATCAGCACCTACCGCGGTCGAATCGGAGAAAAACTCAAGACCGAGTCGCTGGTCGAAATGGTCGACCTGGCCAAACGCAACCAAGTGAACTGA
- a CDS encoding carboxynorspermidine decarboxylase, translating into MIKTPYYLIDKTKLLGNLEKIAYVREHSGAKALLALKCFATWSVFDLMEQYMDGTTSSSLYELKLGRQKFAGETHAYSVAWADDEVEEMLENCDKIIFNSIGQLQRFAEQSEGKTRGLRVNPQVSSSDYLLADPARPFSRLGEWDPEKIEKVIGTISGFMFHNNCENGDFSLFDKMLSHIEERFGHLLHQVQWVSLGGGIHFTGEGYALDAFCARLKGFSEKYGVQVYLEPGEAAITNSASLEVTVLDTLYNGKHLAVVDSSIEAHMLDLLIYRLNAKMAPNDGEHTYMVCGKSCLAGDIFGEYQFDRPLAIGDRLSFIDAAGYTMVKKNWFNGLKMPAIVVKQLDGSVEVKREFGFEDYVSSLS; encoded by the coding sequence ATGATCAAGACGCCGTACTACCTCATCGACAAAACCAAGCTGCTGGGCAACCTGGAGAAGATCGCCTACGTGCGCGAACACTCCGGCGCCAAGGCCTTGCTCGCCCTCAAGTGCTTCGCCACCTGGTCGGTATTCGACCTGATGGAGCAGTACATGGACGGCACCACCTCCTCCTCGCTCTACGAGCTCAAGCTCGGCCGCCAGAAGTTCGCCGGCGAGACCCACGCCTACAGCGTGGCCTGGGCCGACGATGAGGTCGAGGAAATGCTGGAGAACTGCGACAAGATCATCTTCAACTCCATCGGCCAGCTCCAGCGCTTCGCCGAGCAGTCCGAAGGCAAGACCCGCGGCCTGCGCGTCAACCCGCAGGTGAGCAGCTCCGACTACCTGCTGGCCGACCCGGCGCGTCCGTTCAGCCGCCTGGGCGAATGGGATCCGGAAAAGATCGAAAAGGTGATCGGCACGATCTCCGGCTTCATGTTCCACAACAATTGCGAAAACGGCGACTTCAGCCTGTTCGACAAGATGCTCTCGCACATCGAAGAGCGCTTCGGCCATTTGCTGCACCAGGTCCAGTGGGTCAGCCTCGGCGGCGGCATCCACTTCACCGGCGAAGGCTATGCACTCGACGCGTTCTGCGCCCGCCTGAAAGGCTTCTCCGAGAAGTACGGCGTGCAGGTCTACCTGGAGCCCGGTGAAGCAGCGATCACCAACAGCGCCTCGCTGGAAGTCACCGTGCTCGACACGCTCTACAACGGCAAGCACCTGGCCGTGGTCGACAGCTCCATCGAAGCGCACATGCTCGACCTGCTGATCTACCGCCTCAACGCCAAGATGGCCCCCAACGACGGCGAGCACACCTACATGGTCTGCGGCAAGTCGTGCCTGGCCGGCGACATCTTCGGCGAATACCAATTCGATCGTCCTCTGGCCATCGGCGATCGCCTGTCGTTCATCGACGCGGCGGGCTACACCATGGTCAAGAAGAACTGGTTCAACGGTCTGAAGATGCCGGCCATCGTCGTCAAACAGCTCGACGGCAGCGTCGAGGTCAAGCGCGAGTTCGGTTTCGAAGACTACGTTTCCAGCCTGTCGTAA